In Bacillus cereus ATCC 14579, a single window of DNA contains:
- the entC gene encoding cell wall-binding protein EntC, whose protein sequence is MELLQNINAPLRKLCNFMFFANKKIMVAIMRSTKTNAMEAIMKKFMGIATAAVFGLGIFTTSAKAETIVTTDVLNVRENPTTESKVVGKLLDGYKVNVLHTENGWSKVQLNSGKEAFISADYTKDTYYVTANVLNVRAGANTDSEILGKLKKDDVIETTHQVQNDWIQFEYNGKTAYVHVPYLTGKAPVKVQPVAKVEKTTTVQDTAKVREAAKAQEVAETQAKAKAVEATKAREAAEAQAEVKAQEAAKAREAAKAQEAAKAQADAEAQAEVKAQEAAKAREAAKAQADAEAQAAAKAQEAAKAREAAKAQEAAEAREAAKAQEAREAAKAQEAAKAQKSATQQPVAKETETSTPSSSRELRVVATAYTADPLENGYKAGDQVKSALGHNLTANPNMKLIAVDPSVIPLGSKVWVEGYGVAIAGDTGGAIKGNKIDVLMPDKGSSSSWGRKTVTVKVLN, encoded by the coding sequence ATGGAATTGTTACAGAATATTAATGCCCCGTTACGAAAGCTTTGTAATTTTATGTTTTTCGCAAATAAGAAAATAATGGTTGCTATAATGAGGTCAACGAAAACAAATGCAATGGAGGCTATTATGAAAAAATTTATGGGTATAGCAACAGCAGCGGTTTTTGGTCTTGGGATTTTCACAACATCTGCTAAAGCAGAAACAATCGTAACGACTGACGTACTAAACGTACGAGAAAACCCAACTACTGAATCAAAAGTTGTAGGAAAATTATTAGATGGATATAAAGTAAATGTTTTACATACAGAAAATGGTTGGTCAAAAGTTCAATTGAATAGCGGTAAAGAAGCTTTCATAAGCGCTGACTATACAAAAGACACTTACTACGTAACAGCAAACGTATTAAACGTACGTGCTGGGGCAAACACAGACTCAGAGATTCTTGGTAAGTTGAAAAAAGATGATGTAATTGAAACAACACACCAAGTACAAAATGATTGGATTCAATTTGAATATAACGGAAAAACAGCTTATGTTCATGTTCCTTACTTAACAGGTAAAGCACCAGTTAAAGTTCAACCAGTAGCTAAAGTTGAAAAAACGACTACAGTTCAAGATACAGCTAAAGTTCGTGAAGCAGCTAAAGCTCAGGAAGTAGCTGAAACTCAAGCAAAAGCTAAAGCAGTGGAAGCAACTAAAGCTCGCGAAGCAGCTGAAGCTCAAGCAGAAGTTAAAGCTCAAGAAGCGGCTAAAGCTCGTGAAGCAGCTAAGGCTCAAGAAGCAGCTAAAGCTCAGGCAGATGCTGAAGCTCAAGCAGAAGTTAAAGCTCAAGAGGCAGCTAAAGCTCGTGAAGCAGCTAAAGCTCAAGCAGATGCTGAAGCTCAAGCAGCGGCTAAGGCTCAAGAAGCAGCTAAAGCTCGTGAAGCAGCTAAAGCTCAAGAGGCAGCTGAAGCTCGTGAAGCAGCTAAGGCTCAAGAAGCTCGTGAAGCGGCTAAGGCTCAAGAAGCGGCTAAAGCTCAAAAATCAGCTACACAACAACCTGTTGCAAAAGAAACTGAAACAAGTACACCATCATCTTCTCGTGAGTTACGTGTTGTAGCAACAGCTTACACAGCAGATCCACTTGAAAATGGTTATAAAGCAGGCGACCAAGTAAAATCAGCTTTAGGCCACAACTTAACAGCTAATCCAAACATGAAACTAATTGCAGTTGATCCAAGTGTCATTCCATTAGGTTCAAAAGTATGGGTTGAAGGTTACGGAGTAGCAATCGCTGGTGATACTGGTGGAGCTATTAAAGGTAATAAAATCGACGTTTTAATGCCAGATAAAGGTTCATCAAGTAGCTGGGGACGTAAAACAGTTACAGTTAAAGTATTAAACTAG
- a CDS encoding ABC transporter permease — MALSSIFAHKMRSILTMLGIIIGISAIITIISMGDGTNAKFKKELGQGKDNEVTIYYNNPDYGTDSAKITPDMLNRLQTVPGVKDVYPDVSMKVKASAGSKDVNLDLKGGTGAFMTDSKIKLVHGRELNDSELNQAIPAVILNEEAFNKLFSSGWESNQYTDIKGKPYKIVGVYETKNDFGMPMPEGYTSLENAPVISGVNEYDSVRLTMTSPTERKSVEKQAVSVLNEMKAPKFEHKFEAQDLGEFTKQLDESIGMMKMVFGGIAAISLLVGGIGVMNIMLVSVTERTREIGIRKALGATRGKVLTQFLIESCILTGLGGFIGFMLGIFFAWIVSIFAGWPLVVSKELGLLAVGISMLIGIIFGLLPANKAAKLDPIECLRYE, encoded by the coding sequence ATGGCCCTTTCCTCTATCTTTGCTCATAAAATGCGTTCTATCTTAACGATGTTAGGTATTATTATCGGTATTAGTGCCATTATTACTATCATTTCAATGGGTGATGGTACAAACGCAAAGTTTAAAAAAGAATTAGGCCAAGGAAAAGATAACGAAGTAACGATTTACTACAACAATCCTGATTACGGAACAGATAGTGCCAAAATCACACCTGATATGCTAAACCGTCTGCAAACTGTACCAGGCGTTAAAGATGTGTATCCAGACGTAAGTATGAAAGTAAAAGCATCTGCTGGTTCAAAAGATGTAAATCTTGATTTAAAAGGTGGAACAGGCGCCTTTATGACAGATTCGAAAATAAAATTAGTTCACGGTCGTGAATTAAATGACAGTGAACTAAATCAAGCAATCCCTGCTGTTATATTAAATGAAGAAGCTTTCAACAAATTATTTAGTAGTGGTTGGGAATCAAATCAATACACAGATATAAAAGGAAAGCCGTATAAAATAGTTGGTGTATACGAAACGAAAAATGACTTTGGAATGCCTATGCCTGAAGGTTATACATCACTTGAAAATGCGCCTGTCATTTCAGGAGTAAATGAGTATGACTCTGTAAGATTAACAATGACCTCTCCGACAGAACGTAAAAGTGTAGAAAAACAAGCTGTTTCTGTCTTAAACGAAATGAAAGCTCCTAAATTTGAGCACAAATTCGAAGCACAAGATTTAGGTGAATTTACGAAACAACTAGACGAATCAATCGGTATGATGAAAATGGTATTCGGTGGTATTGCCGCTATCTCCTTACTTGTTGGTGGTATCGGTGTAATGAACATCATGCTCGTATCTGTAACAGAACGTACACGTGAGATTGGTATTCGTAAAGCACTTGGTGCAACACGTGGTAAAGTATTAACACAATTCTTAATCGAATCTTGTATATTAACAGGACTTGGTGGTTTCATCGGATTCATGCTCGGTATTTTCTTCGCTTGGATCGTCTCAATCTTTGCTGGATGGCCACTCGTTGTCTCAAAAGAACTTGGACTTCTTGCAGTAGGTATCTCAATGTTAATCGGTATTATATTCGGTTTACTGCCAGCTAACAAAGCTGCCAAACTGGATCCAATTGAATGTTTACGATATGAATAA
- a CDS encoding ABC transporter ATP-binding protein: protein MINLKGITKSFQNGAESVQILHGIDVTLNQGEFTSIMGPSGSGKSTLMNIIGCLDKPTTGTYELAGQNISNMSETELAHVRNKEIGFVFQNFMLLPRLTALQNVELPLIYAGVDKKERRERSLAALTKVGLADRATHLPNELSGGQKQRVAVARAIVNNPKFILADEPTGALDTKTSTQIMDLFYELNKQGSTIIMITHDREIGEAAARQIVIRDGNIVQDWRG, encoded by the coding sequence GTGATTAACTTAAAAGGCATCACGAAATCCTTCCAAAATGGTGCAGAGTCCGTTCAAATATTACACGGAATTGACGTAACATTGAACCAAGGAGAATTCACTTCAATTATGGGACCTTCTGGTTCTGGTAAATCAACATTAATGAACATTATCGGTTGCTTAGATAAACCGACGACAGGTACGTACGAACTAGCCGGTCAAAATATTTCAAACATGTCTGAAACAGAACTTGCACACGTACGTAATAAAGAGATTGGATTCGTATTCCAAAACTTCATGTTATTACCGAGACTTACAGCGCTTCAAAATGTAGAACTACCTCTTATTTACGCTGGAGTCGATAAAAAAGAAAGACGCGAGCGCTCATTAGCTGCTTTAACAAAAGTCGGTTTAGCTGATCGCGCTACTCACTTACCAAACGAATTATCAGGTGGACAAAAGCAGCGTGTCGCCGTTGCACGTGCAATCGTAAATAACCCAAAATTCATTTTAGCCGATGAACCGACGGGAGCACTTGATACGAAAACAAGCACACAAATTATGGACCTCTTTTACGAATTAAATAAACAAGGCTCAACAATCATTATGATTACCCATGACCGTGAAATCGGGGAAGCTGCAGCACGTCAAATTGTAATTCGTGACGGAAATATCGTCCAAGATTGGAGAGGTTAA
- a CDS encoding efflux RND transporter periplasmic adaptor subunit: MKKKNKVLITSVVAIGIAAGSYFAFAGGGSEVAMAYSGYKVTEKQIQNAQKFGGEVIPNGIETISFDPTKGTYELAVKKGDEVKKGQLLFKYNDPTAKQGVTEAEMQKKIAQKEVTLFQKQLDAAKQKLQKDKNAGLPAEALKASEAEVGQLESQLEMKKFDVEKFDEMIKTAKEKVNNLSVTSPADGVIDDIVKTADEKTGMSGVTLRHAGQFKVKGQLSEYELASMKVGQEVTVSSKTVAGKTWTGKVTEIGSTPLKSMDENKTVSNYQFTVTLDNSDELQNGFHVYVTSKSGEATGTIVPKSSIVKKGDKNVVFVVKDGKAKEQAVTVEFETDSEAKVSGVKKGEEIISKPEKDLKDGMEVVAQ, encoded by the coding sequence ATGAAAAAGAAAAATAAAGTGTTAATTACTAGTGTAGTAGCAATCGGAATTGCAGCTGGATCATACTTTGCATTTGCTGGAGGCGGTTCAGAAGTAGCAATGGCATATAGCGGATATAAAGTAACTGAAAAACAAATCCAAAACGCGCAAAAATTTGGTGGCGAAGTTATTCCAAACGGAATTGAAACTATTTCATTCGATCCAACAAAAGGAACATATGAATTAGCTGTAAAAAAAGGCGATGAAGTGAAAAAAGGTCAGCTTCTATTTAAATACAATGACCCGACTGCTAAACAAGGTGTAACAGAAGCAGAAATGCAAAAGAAAATCGCACAAAAAGAAGTAACGTTGTTCCAAAAACAACTTGATGCTGCGAAACAAAAGTTACAAAAAGATAAAAATGCAGGCCTTCCCGCTGAAGCATTAAAAGCATCAGAAGCTGAAGTTGGGCAATTAGAATCACAACTTGAAATGAAAAAGTTTGATGTTGAAAAATTTGATGAAATGATTAAAACAGCAAAAGAGAAAGTAAACAATCTTTCTGTAACAAGTCCTGCTGATGGCGTAATTGATGATATCGTGAAAACTGCTGACGAAAAAACAGGTATGAGCGGCGTTACTCTTCGCCACGCTGGTCAATTTAAGGTAAAAGGTCAACTTTCTGAATATGAGCTTGCTAGTATGAAAGTTGGGCAAGAAGTAACTGTTTCATCAAAAACTGTCGCTGGTAAGACTTGGACAGGAAAAGTAACAGAAATCGGTTCTACACCATTAAAGAGCATGGATGAAAATAAAACTGTTTCTAACTATCAATTCACTGTCACATTAGATAATAGTGACGAATTACAAAACGGCTTCCACGTTTACGTAACAAGTAAATCTGGCGAAGCAACTGGTACAATTGTTCCGAAAAGCAGTATCGTGAAAAAAGGTGACAAAAATGTTGTCTTCGTTGTAAAAGACGGTAAGGCGAAAGAACAAGCAGTTACTGTTGAATTCGAGACTGATAGCGAAGCAAAAGTTTCTGGAGTGAAAAAAGGAGAGGAAATTATCTCTAAACCTGAAAAAGACTTAAAAGATGGTATGGAGGTTGTCGCCCAGTGA
- a CDS encoding YwaF family protein: MEAYFSAHPLKPFIPYSRQHALILFIMLVGIFFLYQYQDVLRQSEWNITVRYAIAFLFIGSEIGLHMWEWKAGIFELATSLPFELCTISLLLASIMIVTKSYRIYEIVFFTGIIGASQAILTPNLQYAFPHFRFIEYFIAHILLIWAPLFMTWVEGYRPTLQSIKRTMIFLNILIPLVSFVNYKTGGNYMFLAHKPETASLLDMLGPHPYYIISLELAALIGCFILYMPFAKRERHAHKESLGS, translated from the coding sequence ATGGAAGCTTATTTTAGCGCACACCCATTAAAACCATTTATTCCATACTCAAGGCAACATGCCCTTATATTATTTATTATGTTGGTGGGGATATTTTTTCTGTATCAATACCAAGATGTATTACGTCAAAGTGAGTGGAATATAACGGTTCGATATGCAATTGCATTTTTATTTATAGGTAGTGAAATTGGGCTTCATATGTGGGAGTGGAAAGCGGGGATTTTTGAGCTAGCTACTTCATTACCGTTTGAATTATGTACGATTAGTTTATTATTAGCATCGATTATGATCGTAACGAAAAGTTACCGCATATATGAGATTGTATTTTTCACGGGAATTATTGGTGCATCACAAGCTATTTTAACGCCAAACTTGCAGTATGCTTTTCCGCATTTTCGTTTCATTGAATATTTTATCGCGCATATATTGCTCATTTGGGCACCACTCTTTATGACTTGGGTGGAAGGCTATAGACCGACCTTGCAATCTATTAAGCGTACGATGATATTTTTAAACATATTGATTCCGCTTGTTTCGTTTGTGAATTATAAAACAGGCGGTAATTATATGTTTTTAGCTCATAAGCCAGAAACAGCTTCATTACTCGATATGTTAGGACCGCATCCTTACTATATTATTTCATTAGAACTCGCAGCGCTTATTGGGTGTTTTATTTTGTATATGCCGTTTGCAAAAAGAGAAAGGCATGCGCATAAAGAATCACTAGGATCATAA
- a CDS encoding ABC transporter permease subunit, giving the protein MVKKVFLNGMEVTIQFIISILGIIMLGALPKLFYGFKLDVSKYIQSLKEVFVNLMDISNLQYVKGKFLFPQLFVHYKETIIIFLAAFFISLFVAFCIVYVIMSSSPRIQHRIKSFLIFLESIPDILLILVSQILVIWFFKQTGFLPFQIASIGGESIRGLPILCLSIPTTIMFVKMVVLRFENELEKDYVLFAKAKGLGRFHILNRHILRNVLLSTLFFAKTNIFFMLSNLYIIEWIFNTGGIFMFLKSYFGIRVEVFIVSVLLIYIPIFILFKLFHYLIPAAMKERL; this is encoded by the coding sequence GTGGTCAAAAAAGTTTTTCTGAATGGGATGGAAGTGACAATTCAATTTATTATTTCGATTTTGGGGATTATTATGTTAGGGGCTCTGCCGAAATTGTTTTATGGATTTAAGCTGGATGTATCAAAGTACATACAGAGTTTAAAAGAAGTGTTTGTGAACTTAATGGATATTTCCAATTTGCAATATGTGAAAGGTAAATTTTTATTTCCGCAGCTGTTCGTCCATTATAAAGAAACGATTATTATTTTTTTAGCTGCTTTTTTTATTTCATTATTTGTAGCATTTTGTATTGTTTATGTAATTATGAGTAGTTCACCGCGTATACAACATCGAATTAAATCATTTCTTATCTTCCTAGAATCTATTCCAGATATCCTTCTTATTTTAGTATCACAAATTTTAGTTATATGGTTTTTTAAACAAACAGGTTTTTTACCTTTTCAAATTGCTTCAATTGGAGGCGAGTCAATTAGAGGATTGCCGATACTTTGTTTGAGCATCCCGACTACGATTATGTTTGTAAAAATGGTCGTGCTTCGTTTTGAAAATGAACTAGAAAAAGATTATGTACTATTTGCTAAGGCGAAAGGGCTGGGGCGCTTTCATATTTTAAATCGTCATATTTTACGAAATGTGTTGCTTAGTACATTATTCTTTGCGAAAACGAATATCTTTTTTATGTTATCTAATTTATATATTATAGAATGGATTTTTAATACGGGTGGTATTTTTATGTTTTTGAAATCTTATTTTGGTATTAGAGTTGAGGTTTTCATCGTTAGTGTGCTTCTTATATATATTCCGATTTTTATTTTATTTAAATTGTTTCATTATCTCATTCCGGCTGCGATGAAGGAGAGATTATAA
- a CDS encoding ABC transporter permease, with protein MWTYIKRDKRFWISIGFLLLLVLLSIGNTLWNDGHIRQVTLQYDADENPQVPPFSPSLQFLLGTDRKGYDLLHLVIEGAKWTIGISILIAALRMVIGVFFGVVLGTYIKGGFSKIEAFFDSFTVIPTVMIAYFFLQSANAFGSGEETTTFFERASFQVVLLVMLVMPVIALYVAKEVRKLRTEEFVDAARILGGSRRHIVIKHLFPPLYMTFILVFFQQFTQTLTILLHLGLLEIFFGGTVKFLGPIEEIESYTHEWSGLIGVYFRSLTVHPWIPLVPITFFGLTIFSGNMIVKSLEEAMLKVRLGGEIKKEVVEEEQSAVQSKEELFTFKHTM; from the coding sequence ATGTGGACGTATATAAAACGTGATAAAAGATTTTGGATAAGCATTGGGTTTCTTCTCCTATTAGTTCTTTTGAGCATCGGAAATACGTTATGGAATGATGGACATATTAGACAAGTTACATTGCAATATGATGCGGATGAAAATCCACAAGTGCCACCGTTTTCACCTTCATTACAATTTTTACTCGGGACAGATCGGAAAGGATACGACCTTTTACATTTAGTTATTGAAGGCGCGAAGTGGACGATTGGTATATCTATTTTAATTGCGGCACTTAGAATGGTAATAGGTGTGTTTTTCGGTGTCGTACTCGGAACGTATATAAAAGGAGGATTTTCAAAAATTGAGGCTTTCTTTGATAGTTTTACAGTTATTCCGACAGTTATGATTGCGTATTTTTTTCTTCAATCTGCAAATGCATTTGGAAGCGGGGAGGAAACAACAACCTTTTTTGAAAGGGCTTCGTTTCAAGTTGTCTTACTTGTAATGCTTGTAATGCCAGTTATTGCACTGTATGTTGCGAAGGAAGTTCGTAAATTGCGAACGGAGGAATTTGTTGATGCCGCACGCATATTAGGTGGATCGAGAAGACATATTGTTATAAAGCATCTTTTCCCGCCCCTTTATATGACGTTTATACTTGTATTTTTTCAGCAGTTTACGCAGACTCTTACTATTTTACTGCACTTAGGGTTACTAGAAATATTCTTTGGCGGAACGGTTAAGTTTTTAGGACCGATAGAAGAAATAGAATCTTACACACATGAATGGTCAGGGCTAATTGGAGTCTATTTTAGATCTTTAACAGTGCATCCATGGATTCCTCTCGTCCCAATTACATTTTTCGGGCTTACCATTTTTTCAGGAAATATGATTGTAAAAAGTCTAGAAGAGGCGATGTTGAAAGTTCGATTAGGGGGAGAGATAAAGAAGGAAGTTGTAGAAGAGGAACAATCTGCTGTACAGTCAAAGGAAGAGTTGTTTACGTTTAAACATACGATGTGA
- the brnQ2 gene encoding branched-chain amino acid transport system II carrier protein BrnQ2, with product MRTTLKPAQILSISLLLFAVFFGAGNMIFPPLLGLSSGENMWVSITGFIITDVGLSLLAIVAVALAGGSFNTLASRVHPKFAAVFAIIIYLSIGPLFVIPRTGSVSYEIGIAPLFPDQWYSMLVFSAIFFTVVYFLSLNPSKLVDHIGKILTPILLVIIAIMATKAILSPGTFAEPIGDYKDIPFFKGFLEGFLTLDAIGALVLSTIVVNAIRQNGIQEKQSIAKYTIICGSIAALFLTIVYFLLGYIGASNGNLGQFENGGQLLATVMYQFFGTSGNVLLSIAIIFACLTTAIGVVSAFANYFATVLTNVSYKKLVLYVCIFSFVISNLGLSLLIKITLPVLIILYPITIILIFVSFIDKYTKRKPSVYIGAMIAAFIISCIHALDNVGMIPSFIANIVHTIPFYNLGIGWIVPAIIGGIIGYFIPQTEAEGEVSAK from the coding sequence ATGCGTACAACTTTGAAACCAGCGCAAATACTTTCGATTAGTTTATTACTCTTCGCAGTTTTCTTCGGTGCTGGTAATATGATTTTCCCGCCCCTTCTTGGCCTTTCTTCCGGAGAAAATATGTGGGTTTCCATTACAGGGTTTATTATTACAGACGTCGGTTTATCTTTACTTGCTATCGTTGCTGTTGCCCTTGCTGGTGGTAGTTTTAACACTTTAGCGAGCCGTGTTCATCCAAAATTCGCAGCAGTATTCGCTATCATTATTTATCTTTCAATCGGCCCACTATTTGTTATTCCACGAACTGGATCTGTATCTTATGAAATTGGGATTGCACCACTTTTCCCAGATCAATGGTATTCTATGTTAGTTTTTAGTGCGATTTTCTTTACAGTCGTTTACTTCTTATCATTAAATCCATCCAAGCTAGTAGATCATATCGGTAAAATATTAACGCCAATTTTACTTGTAATTATTGCAATTATGGCAACAAAAGCGATTCTTTCACCAGGAACGTTTGCAGAGCCTATCGGTGACTATAAAGACATCCCGTTTTTCAAAGGATTTCTTGAAGGATTTTTAACGTTAGATGCAATTGGCGCTCTCGTACTATCAACAATTGTTGTAAATGCAATTCGTCAAAACGGTATACAAGAGAAGCAATCTATCGCGAAATATACAATCATTTGCGGAAGTATCGCTGCTCTATTCTTAACAATTGTTTACTTCTTACTCGGTTATATCGGAGCTTCAAACGGAAACTTGGGACAATTCGAGAACGGTGGTCAACTATTAGCAACTGTTATGTACCAATTCTTTGGGACAAGCGGTAATGTTTTATTAAGTATCGCCATTATCTTCGCTTGTTTAACAACAGCAATTGGTGTTGTAAGTGCATTCGCCAACTATTTCGCAACAGTATTAACAAATGTTTCTTACAAAAAGCTCGTACTATACGTTTGTATCTTTAGTTTCGTTATTTCAAACTTAGGATTAAGCTTATTAATTAAAATCACACTACCTGTATTAATTATTTTGTACCCAATTACAATCATTTTAATTTTCGTATCATTTATCGATAAATATACGAAACGTAAACCTTCTGTCTACATCGGAGCAATGATCGCAGCATTCATTATTAGCTGTATTCATGCACTTGATAATGTGGGAATGATACCAAGTTTTATCGCTAATATCGTACACACGATTCCTTTTTATAACTTAGGAATCGGCTGGATCGTTCCAGCAATAATTGGTGGTATAATCGGATACTTTATTCCGCAAACAGAAGCTGAAGGTGAAGTTTCTGCAAAGTAA
- the cotJC gene encoding spore coat protein CotJC → MWIYEKKLQYPVKVGTCNPALAKLLIEQYGGADGELAAALRYLNQRYTIPDKVIGLLTDIGTEEFAHLEMIATMVYKLTKDATPEQMKAAGLDPHYVDHDSALHYHNAAGVPFTATYIQAKGDPIADLYEDIAAEEKARATYQWLINQSDDPDINDSLRFLREREIVHSQRFREAVEILKEERDRKIYF, encoded by the coding sequence ATGTGGATTTATGAAAAAAAATTACAATACCCTGTTAAAGTAGGAACTTGTAATCCAGCACTTGCAAAATTATTAATTGAGCAATACGGTGGTGCAGATGGAGAATTAGCTGCTGCACTACGTTACTTAAATCAGCGTTATACAATCCCGGATAAAGTCATTGGCCTCCTTACCGATATTGGTACAGAAGAATTTGCGCATCTTGAAATGATTGCTACGATGGTTTATAAGCTGACAAAAGATGCGACTCCTGAACAGATGAAGGCAGCTGGTCTCGACCCTCATTACGTCGATCATGACAGCGCACTTCATTACCATAACGCAGCTGGTGTTCCATTTACTGCAACCTATATACAAGCTAAAGGTGATCCAATTGCCGACCTATACGAAGATATTGCGGCTGAAGAAAAAGCGCGTGCCACATATCAATGGCTTATCAACCAATCTGACGATCCCGACATAAATGACAGTTTACGCTTTTTACGCGAACGAGAAATTGTCCATTCACAACGTTTCCGAGAAGCGGTTGAAATTTTAAAAGAAGAACGCGATAGAAAAATATATTTTTAA
- the cotJB gene encoding spore coat protein CotJB yields MNQPLPEEYYRLLENLQELDFVLVELTLYLDTHPDDTAAINQFNDFSYKRRVLKQQMEEKYGPLQQYGNSYSNAPWEWSKGPWPWQI; encoded by the coding sequence GTGAACCAGCCACTACCAGAAGAGTATTATCGACTTTTAGAGAATCTCCAAGAATTAGACTTTGTATTAGTTGAACTAACCCTTTACTTAGACACCCACCCAGACGATACAGCAGCTATTAACCAATTTAATGATTTTTCCTATAAACGAAGAGTATTAAAACAACAGATGGAAGAAAAATATGGACCGCTTCAACAGTATGGAAATAGCTATTCTAATGCCCCTTGGGAATGGAGCAAAGGTCCTTGGCCATGGCAAATATAA
- a CDS encoding spore coat associated protein CotJA, with protein MDKYMKSYVPYHSPQDPCPPIGKKYYSTPPNLYLGFQPPNLPQFSPKEALQKGTLWPIFYDYYENPYKKGR; from the coding sequence ATGGATAAATATATGAAATCATATGTGCCATATCATAGTCCTCAAGATCCTTGTCCTCCTATTGGTAAAAAATATTACTCTACCCCTCCTAATTTATATTTAGGTTTTCAACCGCCAAATTTACCACAATTCTCACCGAAAGAAGCACTACAAAAAGGAACCTTATGGCCTATCTTTTATGATTATTACGAAAATCCTTATAAAAAAGGGCGGTGA
- a CDS encoding VOC family protein, giving the protein MYSDIIGLYDTYKKVIGTGGMNVENVKQFIVLEVKNLKETLYFYEGILGIKPSLERPQLDVTGVWYDADSMRVSFVMNRSLGGREKSVTDSVDVLMFSISNIENLKKRLVFYKIAYTENKSEKSIVVQDPDGYKIQVIEKDE; this is encoded by the coding sequence TTGTATTCAGACATAATAGGCCTTTATGACACATATAAAAAAGTAATAGGTACGGGGGGAATGAATGTGGAGAATGTGAAACAATTCATTGTATTGGAAGTGAAAAACTTAAAGGAAACTTTGTATTTTTATGAAGGGATTTTAGGAATCAAGCCTAGTTTAGAAAGACCCCAATTAGATGTAACAGGGGTTTGGTATGATGCTGATTCAATGAGAGTTAGTTTTGTAATGAATCGTAGTTTGGGTGGGCGTGAGAAGAGTGTTACGGATTCGGTTGATGTACTAATGTTTTCAATTTCTAACATAGAGAACTTAAAGAAGAGGTTAGTGTTTTATAAAATTGCATATACAGAAAACAAAAGTGAGAAGAGTATTGTAGTACAAGACCCAGATGGATATAAAATTCAAGTGATAGAGAAGGACGAATAA
- a CDS encoding DUF2935 domain-containing protein translates to MERNYEESALFEHQFWLKVLTDHSQFLLDALAPKEKEDIKKATYFVETFTNLLNKVRNVNLIAFSKEAERAAKEIRTFKLSIIQKQLEGKITIHFTPTFINHMVNEVEEYITVLEFLNKGEVPPVFHELHYHLVWLTDAAGHAGSISGGLDLVEKRLKEKSEEFTKHFEQFYLKAVEMTGYLRTELHHFPALKKFTKDVSLELKLFSHFLHEVEELELSNEILSALSARMADHMAREECYYLLKLAQSSGLEMPKCNPL, encoded by the coding sequence GTGGAGAGGAATTATGAAGAAAGTGCATTGTTTGAGCATCAATTTTGGCTAAAGGTGCTTACTGATCATTCGCAATTTTTACTTGATGCATTAGCTCCGAAGGAAAAAGAGGATATAAAAAAGGCCACTTATTTTGTTGAAACATTTACGAATCTGTTAAATAAAGTTCGTAATGTGAATCTCATTGCGTTTTCAAAAGAGGCAGAACGAGCCGCAAAGGAAATACGAACGTTTAAATTAAGTATTATACAGAAACAACTCGAGGGAAAAATCACTATTCATTTTACGCCAACTTTCATCAATCATATGGTAAACGAAGTAGAAGAGTATATAACAGTGTTAGAATTTTTAAATAAAGGAGAAGTTCCGCCTGTTTTTCATGAATTACATTATCATCTCGTTTGGTTAACGGATGCGGCTGGCCATGCAGGGTCTATTTCTGGTGGATTAGATCTTGTTGAAAAAAGATTAAAAGAGAAAAGCGAAGAATTTACGAAGCACTTTGAACAATTTTATTTAAAGGCAGTTGAAATGACGGGGTATTTACGGACAGAGCTTCATCATTTTCCTGCATTAAAGAAGTTTACAAAAGATGTTTCACTTGAGTTAAAATTATTTTCGCATTTTCTCCATGAGGTCGAAGAGCTGGAGTTATCGAATGAAATATTAAGTGCATTATCTGCTAGAATGGCGGATCATATGGCAAGAGAAGAATGTTATTACTTATTAAAATTAGCACAATCGTCTGGACTTGAGATGCCAAAATGTAATCCGCTTTAA